One genomic region from Solwaraspora sp. WMMD792 encodes:
- a CDS encoding MFS transporter: MVSPGTVPVDRPAGVPRPQIPLLLGAVFLVFLGQMSMNPIIAPLAREIGLAEWQVGVTISISALMVVVTSQLWGRRSQSWGRKPVLIAAFALATLTMALFALLADLGMRGVVTGTTLFLLFVAFRGVGFGAALAAVPPTAQAYIADVTVDQSARVRGMAGIGAVQGGAMVAGALVGGLLAGFGLMAPLVVVPVLLAVGLAVVAVRLRRESRTELVEKPVRVSPFDARVWPFLLAGFGMFTALGFVQVVSGFLVQDRFGLDAEATGLITGAALLAAGVGMAFAQTVVVPRSGWRPARLLRVGGAVGLVGFLLLVPDTYVGFLVAAMAMIGLGLGIAMPGYVAGPTLAVRRDEQGGLAGVIGATNGLTFVLAPTASTALYAVWAPLPVLIGAAVMASVTAFVLAHPTFRRPVRGGGGRGYAAAAGRAG, from the coding sequence ATGGTCTCACCCGGCACGGTCCCCGTCGACAGGCCGGCCGGGGTCCCGCGGCCGCAGATCCCGCTGCTGCTCGGGGCGGTCTTCCTGGTCTTCCTCGGCCAGATGTCGATGAACCCGATCATCGCCCCGTTGGCCCGCGAGATCGGCCTCGCCGAGTGGCAGGTCGGGGTGACCATCAGCATCTCCGCGCTGATGGTGGTGGTCACCAGTCAACTGTGGGGCCGCCGGTCCCAGTCGTGGGGCCGCAAGCCGGTGCTGATCGCCGCGTTCGCCCTGGCCACCCTGACGATGGCGCTGTTCGCCCTGCTCGCCGACCTCGGCATGCGGGGCGTCGTCACCGGCACCACGCTGTTCCTGCTGTTCGTGGCGTTCCGGGGCGTCGGGTTCGGCGCCGCGCTCGCCGCCGTGCCGCCGACCGCGCAGGCGTACATCGCCGACGTCACGGTCGACCAGTCCGCCCGGGTCAGAGGGATGGCCGGGATCGGGGCGGTGCAGGGCGGTGCGATGGTCGCCGGTGCGCTGGTCGGCGGGCTGCTCGCCGGTTTCGGGCTGATGGCTCCGCTGGTGGTGGTGCCGGTGCTGCTCGCGGTCGGGCTGGCCGTGGTCGCGGTGCGGCTGCGTCGGGAGAGCCGTACCGAGCTCGTCGAGAAGCCGGTGCGGGTCAGCCCGTTCGACGCCCGGGTGTGGCCGTTCCTGCTCGCCGGGTTCGGCATGTTCACCGCACTCGGTTTCGTCCAGGTGGTCAGCGGGTTCCTCGTCCAGGACCGGTTCGGGCTGGACGCGGAGGCCACCGGCCTGATCACCGGTGCGGCGCTGCTCGCCGCCGGCGTCGGGATGGCGTTCGCGCAGACCGTCGTCGTGCCGCGCAGTGGCTGGCGGCCGGCGAGGCTGCTGCGGGTCGGCGGGGCTGTCGGCCTGGTCGGGTTCCTTCTGCTGGTGCCCGACACCTACGTCGGGTTCCTGGTCGCCGCGATGGCCATGATCGGGCTGGGTCTCGGCATCGCGATGCCCGGCTACGTCGCCGGTCCGACGTTGGCGGTACGCCGCGACGAGCAGGGCGGGCTGGCCGGGGTGATCGGTGCCACCAACGGACTCACCTTCGTACTGGCGCCGACCGCCAGCACAGCGCTGTACGCCGTCTGGGCCCCGCTGCCGGTACTGATCGGCGCTGCGGTGATGGCGTCGGTCACGGCCTTCGTCCTGGCCCATCCCACGTTCCGTCGGCCCGTCCGAGGCGGCGGCGGACGAGGGTACGCCGCCGCCGCCGGCCGGGCCGGGTGA